A section of the Oenanthe melanoleuca isolate GR-GAL-2019-014 chromosome 6, OMel1.0, whole genome shotgun sequence genome encodes:
- the CSGALNACT2 gene encoding chondroitin sulfate N-acetylgalactosaminyltransferase 2 has translation MRMPRRGLVIQARTRWLLVGLALLFSLILLMYLLECAPQTDGNGSLPGVVGESMGKEYYQALLQEQEEHYQNRATSLKRQIAQLKQELQEMSDKLKSLQEKKSPKVSGMNYQGTKEQTSNDLLEFLHSQIDKAEVSVGAKLPSEYGVIPFESFTSMKVFQLEMGLTRHPEEKPVRKDKRDELVEVIEAGLEVINNPDEEDGQDEDDGVGDRQLYSENDFIEGYYRTERDKGTQYELFYKKMDGMEYRHVTLFRPFGPLMKVKSETVDISRSIINVIVPLAGRTEAFAQFMQNFRDVCIHQDKRVHLTVVYFGQDGLSEVKSILESVARETDFHNYTLVSLNEEFNRGRGLDMGARAWEKGEVLMFFCDVDVYFTAEFLNSCRLNAEPGKKVFYPVVFSLYNPAIVYANQDIPPPVEQQLVHKKDSGFWRDFGFGMTCQYRTDFLTVGGFDLEVKGWGGEDVHLYRKYLHGELVVVRTPVPGLFHLWHEKHCADGLAPEQYRMCIQSKAMNEASHSHLGMLVFRDEIEAHLRKQAYRTNSDGLG, from the exons atgAGAATGCCCAGAAGAGGCTTAGTAATTCAAGCCAGGACTCGTTGGCTATTGGTGGGCCTTGCTTTACTATTCAGTTTAATCTTGCTCATGTATTTGCTGGAGTGTGCTCCACAGACAGATGGCAATGGATCTCTGCCTGGTGTCGTAGGTGAAAGCATGGGTAAAGAATACTATCAGGCTCTCTTGCAGGAACAAGAAGAGCATTATCAAAACAGAGCTACCAGTCTGAAACGTCAGATTGCCCAGCTAAAGCAAGAGCTTCAGGAAATGAGTGACAAATTGAAgtccctgcaggaaaaaaagagcccAAAAGTCAGTGGTATGAACTACCAGGGCACCAAAGAGCAAACATCCAATGATCTCCTAGAGTTTCTTCATTCCCAGATTGACAAAGCTGAGGTGAGCGTGGGGGCCAAACTGCCTAGTGAGTATGGAGTCATTCCTTTTGAAAGCTTTACATCCATGAAAGTATTCCAGCTGGAGATGGGGCTCACTCGGCATCCAGAAGAGAAACCCGTTAGAAAGGATAAACGAGATGAATTGGTGGAAGTTATCGAGGCTGGCCTAGAAGTTATCAATAATCCAGATGAAGAAGATGGACAAGATGAAGACGATGGAGTAGGAGACAGGCAGCTATATAGTGAAAATGATTTTATAGAAG GTTACTATCGTACAGAAAGAGATAAGGGGACACAGTATGAGCTGTTTTATAAGAAGATGGATGGCATGGAGTACAGGCATGTCACCTTGTTCCGACCTTTTGGACCCCTCATGAAAGTGAAGAGTGAAACAGTCGATATTTCTAGGTCGATCATTAACGTTATTGTTCCTCTTGCTGGAAGAACTGAGGCATTTGCACAATTCATGCAAAACTTTAG GGATGTGTGTATCCATCAGGATAAGCGTGTTCATCTCACAGTGGTGTACTTTGGACAGGATGGTCTATCAGAAGTAAAAAGCATCCTAGAATCTGTAGCTAG AGAAACTGACTTCCACAATTACACGCTTGTCTCTCTGAATGAGGAATTTAACCGAGGCCGAGGACTTGACATGGGTGCCAGAGCCTGGGAAAAGGGCGAGGTCCTGATGTTCTTCTGTGATGTTGATGTTTATTTCACAGCCGAATTCCTCAACAGCTGTCGCTTAAACGCTGAGCCCG GGAAAAAGGTTTTCTATCCTGTGGTATTCAGCCTTTACAATCCTGCTATTGTCTATGCCAACCAAGATATACCACCTCCTGTGGAGCAGCAATTG GTACACAAGAAGGATTCTGGTTTCTGGCGGGATTTTGGCTTTGGGATGACTTGTCAATACCGGACAGACTTTCTGACTGTTG GGGGCTTTGACCTGGAGGTGAAGGGCTGGGGCGGCGAGGACGTGCACCTGTACAGGAAGTACCTGCACGGGGAGCTGGTGGTGGTGCGCACGCCGGTGCCGGGGCTGTTCCACCTGTGGCACGAGAAGCACTGCGCGGACGGGCTGGCCCCCGAGCAGTACCGCATGTGCATCCAGTCCAAGGCCATGAACGAGGCGTCGCACTCGCACCTGGGCATGCTGGTGTTCCGCGACGAGATCGAGGCGCACCTGCGCAAGCAGGCCTACAGGACTAACAGCGAcgggctgggctga